One Gordonia mangrovi genomic region harbors:
- a CDS encoding MFS transporter, with protein sequence MSRRRTPELRADGETPTGALASLSNPNYRLYFAGQSLSLTGTWMQMTAQAWLVLTLSGSASVLGAIVALQALPILLLGPYAGVIADRVDRRRLMIVLQAIMGVLAGILAILTLGGWVQIWHVAVLALLVGLNNAFENPARQAFIHQVVGEALIRNAVTLNSVMVNAARAVGPGVAGLVLAAVGAGWCFAINALSFVAVVVSLVAMNTATIQHEEPIVRARGQLRDGLRYVRGSPALWIPLVMMALVGTLAYEFQVSLPAAAAGTFDGGPEALGFMTSAMGVGAVVGGLIVAARGTTGLRPLTIAAAGLGVTIAATAIAPSLPVAIGALFFVGWLSVTFMSTGNATLQLNADPQMRGRVMSLWSVAFMGSTPIGGPIIGAISEVTDARVGLGVGAASCFVAAALGAAVWRRGNRQGPVRMTSTEQ encoded by the coding sequence GTGTCCCGTCGACGTACGCCCGAGCTGAGAGCGGACGGCGAAACACCGACGGGCGCTTTGGCCTCTTTGTCCAACCCGAACTATCGGCTGTACTTCGCCGGACAGTCCCTGTCGCTGACTGGCACCTGGATGCAGATGACAGCCCAGGCGTGGCTGGTTCTGACGCTCAGCGGGTCGGCCTCGGTGCTGGGTGCGATCGTCGCCCTGCAGGCTCTCCCCATCCTACTGCTCGGGCCGTACGCGGGGGTGATCGCCGACCGGGTCGACCGCCGCAGGCTGATGATCGTGCTGCAGGCGATCATGGGGGTCCTCGCCGGCATCCTGGCGATACTCACGCTCGGCGGGTGGGTGCAGATCTGGCACGTCGCCGTGCTGGCTCTTCTCGTGGGCCTCAACAACGCCTTCGAGAACCCGGCCCGCCAGGCGTTCATCCATCAGGTGGTCGGCGAGGCGCTGATCCGCAACGCCGTCACGCTGAACTCGGTGATGGTCAACGCGGCGAGAGCCGTCGGCCCCGGCGTCGCCGGGCTCGTTCTCGCAGCGGTCGGCGCCGGATGGTGCTTTGCGATCAACGCGCTCAGTTTTGTGGCGGTGGTCGTGTCCCTGGTCGCGATGAACACTGCGACCATCCAGCACGAGGAACCCATCGTCCGAGCGAGGGGCCAACTGCGCGACGGGCTGCGTTACGTCCGCGGCTCCCCTGCGCTGTGGATTCCGTTGGTGATGATGGCGCTGGTCGGCACGCTGGCCTACGAGTTCCAGGTGTCGTTGCCGGCGGCCGCGGCGGGTACGTTCGACGGTGGCCCCGAGGCTCTCGGGTTCATGACCTCGGCGATGGGGGTCGGCGCCGTTGTCGGCGGTCTGATCGTCGCCGCGCGTGGCACCACCGGCCTGCGCCCGCTGACCATCGCGGCGGCGGGGTTGGGCGTGACAATCGCGGCCACGGCGATCGCGCCCTCGCTGCCGGTCGCGATCGGTGCATTGTTCTTTGTCGGATGGCTCAGCGTGACGTTCATGTCCACGGGCAACGCGACACTGCAACTCAACGCAGACCCGCAGATGCGTGGACGGGTGATGTCGCTGTGGTCGGTGGCATTCATGGGTTCGACCCCGATCGGCGGACCCATCATCGGCGCCATCAGCGAGGTCACCGATGCCCGTGTGGGTCTCGGCGTGGGCGCCGCCTCGTGTTTTGTGGCGGCTGCGCTCGGGGCAGCGGTGTGGCGCCGCGGGAATCGACAGGGGCCGGTGCGGATGACGTCGACCGAACAATGA